The nucleotide sequence GAGTCCAAGCATAGAGGCAGGACGATGGAAGTTCCTCCACTCTCCTCTCTACCACCCATCCGGGAAGAGGAACTGCCATCCCTGAACCCCTGCCCTCAGCTCCCGGTAGGTAGTCTGTGGGTATATGTCGTTCCTCGGCTCTTCGTCGCCGCTCCTGCCGGAGTCAACTTCCGTATAAGCCACACGGAACTGCCTGAGGTTTCTCGGACCATGGGACCCGTGGGGTTAAGTCTGAGTCCCCGCCCGACGAGGAGCGGAGCGCGCTGAGTAGGGCGGTACCGGCCAAGGAGCAGCCGGCCGGGctaggagagggagggaaggcgGGATCCTCCGGGAAGTTGATTCTCAGGCGTCCGCCTGCGGCCACTGCCAAATCCCCCACTTCTCTCCCCagttccctccccctttccctcgaGGACAGCTCGGGTCCGGAGTTTCTAGCGTGGGGGTGGGGCGTTTTCAGTAGGAAAAGCCAAGTCTTTGAGCGGCGCCTGGGCACGTCCAAACTCTCCATCCCAACAGTCCGCTCCTGGATAGTATCTGCCTGCGAACAGCGACCCTGGGAGGGACGCGGTGACCCAGCTGGGACAGGGGCAACTAGCAGGGCCTGGGTGAGGTTGCAGCGCCGCCCCTTGCAAAAAGCTGCCCAAAATTCCTTCCCTCTGGAGGCTCCTTctacccttctccctccccttcctgccaGAACCCCCTTAAACGGTCCTCcgccttcccttctctcctcttctctccccactcccttcttCTTCTAGCGtcccctcttcccccaccccctgcgtcctcctcctcctcctcctccttgttcttTGGGCGTCCGCCCCGTCAATCACCGCCGCCGCCGGCCCCTGCCAGCCCCTCTCCGCCTCCCAGGCTCTTGGAGCGCCTCCGGCTCCTGTCTCGGGCCGCCCTCCGCTTTTCGCGGAGCCGGGCGATCTGTCAGCGGAGCCGGCTGGGGGGAGCCGCCCGGCCCGCCGGGGCTCGGGTTACCAGTGACTGACAGCGTCTCCATGGCGAATAATTTGACTCGACTATTGTCTGGCGCGGGCAGGCCCCGGGTCAGATAACCGGACCAATCAGGGCGCGGGCCGCCGCGCCTCATGCCCGCTtagaataatattattaaaaaagcTGCGAGCGAGCTAGACGGGAGGGAGAGAGAGCGAGAAGCGAACTAGGGAGCGGCGGGCGGGCGCGGAGCATGCGGAGCGGCGCCCCGGGCGGCCCCCGGACTTGGGCGAAGGCGCGGGCGAGGCGCGCGGGCTGCGGGGGCGCAGAGCTGCGCGGGACCCGCGGTCGGCACGAGGACGTACTGCAGTGACTGGACTCGCCGGGAGCCAGCTCCGGTCCAGGGGGCCCGCCCCTCCCGCCTCTCGACCCGGACGGCTGGCTGGGAGGCGCCCATGCGGGACCCCGCGGCGCGGTGAGGTCGCGCGCGGGCGGGCGGGGGCGCAGCCGGCACCATGTCCATGCTGCCCACCTTTGGCTTCACGCAGGAGCAAGTGGCGTGCGTGTGCGAGGTGCTGCAGCAGGGCGGCAACATTGAGCGGCTGGGCCGCTTCCTGTGGTCGCTGCCCGCCTGCGAGCACCTCCACAAGAATGAAAGCGTACTCAAGGCCAAGGCCGTGGTGGCCTTCCACCGAGGCAACTTCCGCGAGCTCTACAAAATCCTGGAGAGTCACCAGTTCTCGCCACACAACCACGCCAAGCTACAGCAGCTGTGGCTCAAGGCCCATTACATCGAGGCGGAGAAGCTCCGCGGCCGGCCCCTGGGCGCTGTGGGCAAATACCGCGTGCGGCGCAAGTTCCCGCTGCCGCGCTCCATCTGGGACGGCGAGGAGACCAGCTACTGCTTCAAGGAAAAGAGTCGCAGCGTGTTGCGCGAGTGGTACGCCCACAACCCCTACCCGTCACCCCGCGAGAAGCGCGAGCTGGCGGAGGCCACAGGCCTCACCACCACGCAGGTCAGCAACTGGTTCAAGAACCGGCGGCAGCGCGACCGGGCCGCCGAGGCCAAGGAAAGGTACGAGTAAGTAGAGCTTCTGCGCCGGCTTCCCGGGGCCCGAGGGAGTGGGTCGTAGGGCGTCTGCCCACCCCCAAGTGAGGCCTAAACTGGACCCTTCTGTCCCAGCAACGGCCAGCTGCAGCCTAGCTTGACCTAGAGGGCTCATAGGTCTTTCTGGAGTCCCGGCGGGCAGAGATTTGTCTAAAGCGGGCAAAGCCCAATGTGGGAAGTTGTCAACTAACTCCCTGGTCCTTTGTGGACTAAAGTGGAGAAGCAGCGAGCTTCGAGGAGAGGGCGGAACTGTGAGCCTGAATCTGCTCAAGGTAGGCAAGCAGACAGGCCCTGATCGTACCATGAAAGGCCAAGGATGGTGTGTGGGCCCAGGTGGAAGCGGGTGGCGGATTTCTGACTGGTTCTGTGCTTCCCCGCACTTCCCCTCAGCCTTACTCACCTCCAAGCCAAAGTGTGATTAGGGGTCAGGACTGGGATTTCCCTAGTATGGACTGGATGAAGAGGAGCCTGGGCAAGAATTTTCCTTGTCTGAATGTGGGATTTGATGCCGCATGCAAAGGACTGAGGTGAGGCTCTGGGGAGAAGTGCCTGCtctgagagagaagaggagaaacaCCCCTTTTCTGCTTTGCTGGACCTGACAGCCCTTCCCTGGCCTGCCAGACCCTTGACCCTTTTCCTCAGGTCCTACCCTCTTTGGTGGATAGGTGGGTATATCAGGAGTGAGCTAAGAGCCTCAGAAGGCCTGAGAGTTGAATGTTGTCAGGAAAACCAGGACTTTATGAAATAGCCTAAGGGTTGACCAGTAGCCCCTTAGAACTCCAAATCTGGACAAGGAGAGAAAGTAATTGTGGGAACAGAATCCAGCCTGAGGATAACAGTCAAACAGGACACCTGGGGCTGGTGATATGGGGTGTGTTTAGCCCAGAGTTTGAATGATCAGGGTCAGAATTTGGGTGCCAAACAGGGGAAATGGAAGGGATGCTGCAAACTGAACTTTGGTATCTGAGGCCTTGAGATTGGAGTATCCACAGTGATAAGGCTTCTGCAGTCAGTCTGTGGGTTCCTCCCAAGAAATTAGGAACAAAAGCTCTCCAGAAGCCACAAAAAGAGAGCCTACTTAGTATTTCAAATATCCTAGTCTGGGCAGGGACTGTcagcagaggcagggcaggaggtGAGTTCTCTTTGCTGGGTCCACACAGACTGGCATAAGCCCAGACTCCTGAAGAACTTCATTCTCTGGCCCAAACCTCAAGTGAGAACTAAAGATTCTGCCCCTGAGTTTGTGGTTTTGATGGAAAAGTCTAGGTGAAGACTAACAAGTCTTCCCTTCTGTCTTCTCCCAGGGGCTACCCTCCATGCCCCAGCTTCCAGGTCCCTGGTTGAAGTTCCCACTATGCCAGCAGGGAAAGGGGACCTTCCATTCTTGGAGCCTTAACCCTATAGGCCCACCAAGGACAGCCCTCACAGGACCTGCCCAGTTCGGAGTTATAGAAATAGGATCCTCAACTTCAGGAGCCTGTGCCCAGAAGTTTCTCTCagacagagaaaagcaaaaagaaatgaaggactgTGAGATACCCAACTTCAAGTTGGTCACCCTGCCTCGTATCTAGGGTCCCTCATTCTCCTGCCCCACTTCTACCTAGTAAACCTGACTGAAGGAGTCTAGAGGGATCTGAAAATCGAGGCATCTTCTCTTCTGTCCTGCTTACCCTCCAACTCCAAGATCCCCTGCTCCtagaaagaaaggagggggaaaGATAGTCATGAGATAAGCAAGGGAGGCAgagagtgggtgggagggagggaggatataGGGAGAGAGGTACGATCGAAATCGGGTGTTGAAAGATTGTGAAAACTGGCATAAAGGAAAACCCAAGGCCAGGTCGAGAAAACCATAGAAATCGAAAACACCCGCAAGTAGCGCACCGGCACTCCGTCTCCCCAGACCGGTGGCAAACTGGCTCCGGGTAAGATTGCGCTAAGCGGCCTCATTTCCCCGCTGACCCGGCTGCTTTGCTCCTGCACTTGCAGGGAGAACAGCGAGAACTCCAATTCCAACAGCCACAACCCATTGGCTTCTTCTCTCAATGGAAGCGGCAAGTCGGTGCTAGGCAGCTCGGAAGACGAGAAGACGCCGTCGGGGACGCCAGACCACTCGTCGTCCAGCCCCGCGCTGCTCCTCAGTCCGCCGCCACCACCCGGGCTGCCGTCCCTGCATAGCCTGGGCCACCCTCCCGGACCCAGCGCAGTGCCGGTGCCCGTACCGGGAGGAGGCGGGGCGGACCCACTGCAGCATCATCACGGCCTCCAGGACTCCATCCTCAACCCCATGTCGGCCAACCTCGTGGACCTGGGCTCATAGAGCTCTGCTCGCCTCTTCCCGTTTGCCTTCCGGGCTTGGCGCTGGGACCTGAGAGAAGGCGGTGCCCGGAGGGCCCCAGAGCCCGCGGCCCCATCAGGTATTGAAAGACCCGCACGCGGGACCGGCAGAACCGCCGGCGGGGACAAAGAGGACGGCACTCCGGGTCcttatttggaatttattttcaaCAAGTTGCTTTTGAGATCCTTTGGTGGCCGGGGACCAGGTCTTGAACCAGGGAAGGGAATAAATTATACaccattctcattctctctccacccgtcttttcttctctcctcttgcCTGCaccccctttcctcctttttccttcctttccttctccttttcctttgttttctctcctttcgcctctcctctctccccttcttgctttcccttattttcttctagatttctggctctttttttctttctttttccttgtctcTCCTACGAGTTTTTTGCACTCTATCTTGGCCCGGCCATTTATTTGCCCCACTTTCCGGGAGTGGGTAAGAAGGAAGAGGGCCATTAAGGTCTTGGAATCTAGGTCGTCTCCAAAGGCTTTCCGGAGAGGGAACCCATCACATCAGTGGGAGCTGCAGGTGTCAGCTTTTCGCCTAGTAACTTAAGTGAAAGGCACCCCAGAAGCCCCTTaatattcatattctctctctatctctatctctttctctctatctctcctctctctctatctcatctctctctccctgtctgcaAGACTGCTCCACTTTGCGCTCTCCTCTTTCCCCGACTGTGGCCGCAGCACTCCCGACAGAGCGTGCCTCCCGAGCCGCGGTCTTGCCGTTTCCCTGTTATGCCCTCATGTGAATGTTCTTCGGAatatatttctgcttttattttataataaaattagaaatcaaatatatatgaatatatgccATGAAGCCCGAGAGCCAGGAGTGCAACAGTGTCTGATTTCCCTATAGGGATACTCCGGCGAGTCCCCGAAACCGGGAGGCACCCTCCCACACAAAGAGTATCACTTGCTAGGTGAAGGGCCTGAAAACTTTGAAACCTCCTCCCCCAAAGCCCTCCATCCCTTTTCTTGTTCCAGAAAACTCCCTGCCGAAGTGGGCAGGGTACGGGCTCCTTCCCCCCATACCACTGCGCAGAGCCCCCAGCCCGCCTCTTTTTCCACCGCGGAGGTGAAGTGCGAGTTGAGAAAGCCTGTGCCCCGCGGGTATGTGCATTTGGAAATGCGGTGGCTGGGGAGCAAATCTGACCGCGGAAGTGTCCTGTCGAGGTGACACCTTGGAGTGGTCTCAGTCCCTAGAACTAGAGGCAATATTCTGGGGAGATAGGACAGCCCACACTCCCGCCGTCCCGCAGGCGACCGCTGAGCTAAGCTCCAGGCGTGCAGCCGGATATGGCGGGGGAGCAAAGGTGTCTGAGTTCATGTACGTGCAACGCACATCGCTTCAGTCGGCGTGCTGTAGAGGTGAAGGACGGGGAGAAACAAGTCAGAGGACACTGAGCGGCGGCGCGGGCAGGGCGCGCGTCGTCAAAGAGAGTTAAGTGGCACCTGGGTTCGGAAGGTCAGGCCAAGGGGACGCCTTCACGCTTGGTGCGCCACAGGTACTTCTGTGGCTGTGAATTAATCTTCGGTGCTGCCTCTCCTCTGTGGTTCTAGCCCCCTTTAACTGACTGGGCCAAGCCGGTCCCGGCAGATTCGCAGCAGGAAGAACTCTGCGAGGAGGAAGTTGAGGCTTTTGGGTGTCGGTTTTCAGTGGCTGTAGGTACTGAACACATGCCTTCTCCAAGACTAGGACGCCGAGCCTGCAGTCCCTGAACTGGAAGGGATGGAGGGGAAGAGGCATTTATCCGGCCGAGATCCCAGAGCACCTGGACCTCCTGGGACTACCTTTCTGGCAAAATCAGCGCTTCCGGATAAAATCGGGGCAAAATCAGAAGACCTTTTCCCTCGGATTTTCTAAGTATCAAGAATTCCCTGACGGATTCAGGCAGCTGAATGGCCTAACTAGGCGCGGCAAGCTACTATTTGTGAGGTCTGGAGATACCCACCAGATGGGACTGCTCAGCGAGACTGGAGCCCTCCGCCTGCGTGGGTATCCAGCGCGGGTCCATTTCTACACCCCAAGAGAAATTCAAGGCGGtacctctctctgcctcttctggAGGCTCTGCTCTCAGGAAACAACTCAGGTCTTCATGGGTACTGTGCTTGTGGGGCCAGGGCGACCCAACTTCTGCTGCCTGGAAGGCTGAAGGGCCAGCTATTGCCTGAAGGTCCAAAACCCAATCCACGCCTAAAACTGCCTCTCAAAACCACCTCTCATCAACCCAGAGGGACAGAATGCTTGGTGATGCCCCTTACTGTGTCAGAGTCCACTCTTTTCCATCTACTTCTGGAAATGAGACAAACACAGCTTGTATATGCCCTATCATCCCTACCCACTCCCCATTTTCCAGTCCCACACTCACAGGAAAACAGACTATTTTAACTTCCATATAGACATGAACATAcacatttaatattaatttgattCAGTCAGTTATGTTCCACGGCTGTTGGATGGTAACAAAACTTTTCACCCTCCCATACATAGTGACCACCCAGAGAAATGGACTGCCACACACATTCATACCTGCATGCACTCAATACAGaagcaagcacacacacaccctcattCCATTTGCAGACACAGCGTGTCCTGAGGCACTATCTCATGGATACATATGCGGGATAATGCAGAAACTGACCCCCTCCAGCCTGCGTGTGCTCTCACACATGCCGACACACATACATTTTAGGCTTCTTTCCAAGGAGCACATAAATCCACAGCCCACACTGGTGCCCCTGCCAGCAGCGGCAGCCAGCTCCTGCCCACAGACCTGCGGGGGCCGGGGCTGGGTCTTTCAGGACGACTTGCTGGAAAGGCCTAGATACCTAACTGCTTGGTCCTAGAGAAAGGAATGGTCCTGCCCAAGGCTGCAGCTGATTAGGGATCCCACCCGAAACACCCTGTAGCGTGTGCCCAGGTGGGATCGTTGGAGTTTGCCGGGAGTTCTAATGCGTCAGTAGGGGGCGGGGTGCCTGCCCCAGGATTATTCCGCAGCGAAGTCCGCTTAGCAGTGCAACTTGCTGCGacttccctcttcccctcccgGTTGGACAGCTgaagtggaaaatatttatttaaatggggTGGGGAAAATTATGCAGACATTCTGAAAACCCCAAGTAGCTAGCTACTCGCCCACTGCATAAATCTATACAAGCCAGTTCAGTTGCTGCACCAACCAGAGCACTCCAACTGGGTACGTCTTGCCTGGAGAATATAGGCACCCCTGTGGGATCTCCAGGAGTCCTGTCAGCCCTCTCTCTACCACTGCGCTCTGCCCAGAGGCAGCCCTGAAGCCAAAGGGCCCAAGGGGATGGATGCAGCCACTGAGAGAGGGGAGTCTCCTTTTCATTTGTTCCTCAACAGGTCCCATGCTCAGGCAGCCCTCAAGGGTGAAACCAAATAAACTAAAACCCAATTTAGTTAGGGGCAGCTGGCTGGACTGAAGAAAGCAAATCTACTTGGAGGCAGAAAAGTTCAGAGGTACAGGAGACATGCGGGGCTTCCAGTGAGTCTGGTCAGTCTCCTCCCCACCCTGTAACCCTGGAGAGGACTTGGTTCAGAATGCTGTCGTCCCTACTTCTCGCACCTTGAGGTTATGGTGGCCCCACTGGGGGGCAGGTAGTGAAGGCGGGTGATACCAGCAAAGATTAAACAGAATCAGGGAGATCTGGGGAGAAAACACGTCTATAGGTACTCAGTCCTTGGTTATTCCCGGTACTTGTCGACACAGTTATGGTCCTTAGGAAAAGGAAAGGCACTTGGGTGAGCATCAGAatcaggatgcaggatgcagggaATTCGGCCATCATCCCACCTGCTCTATCTCCTGAGGGATGCCACAGGTACTCTGGAAGAGAGAGACTCCGATGTTTTGTGTTGAGGGAAAGGTGAGGAAGGGCCGAGGTGGAGTTGGACTCACGACTGGCCCTTTCCCTTTTCCGTGTTTCAGTCTCTGAGCACTCAAAGCTGCCTAGGAGACGCTGGAGGGGGACCTCGACACAGTACCTGTGGATGTACTGGAAGATATGAGAAGGCATGAGAGACACTGTGTGCCCGCAGCGTGAAAAACCCACGCTGCTGTGTGTATACTGGGCGGCGCGCCTTGAGAGTGGCTGAGAATATAGGCACGCGCAAGAGCCCGTGAGTGCCCAGGGCACTTGTGGGAGTTAGGAAAATCAGTGGACACCAGAGCCCTCCACATCTAAGCACGTGCGCATGGGGCTGCAGGAGGACGGGTGCCTGATCCCAACCTGGCGCGAGCTAGTCCTTGTTTCTGGAGCCACTTTTGGCTATGAGCTGGGTAAGCGGAGGGCAGAACTCCGGGCCGCTGGGGGTCGCGGCCCCGGGTGGGACGAGCCTGGTCCTGAAAGACCCCGCATCCCGGTGTCAGTGTCAAGGCCCTGCATGCCTCATCTCGGGAGACCTCTCAAAGCTCCGCGGCGGTCTGTGAGGCGGGAACTCGAAAATGGTTTTTCCAGGGTGGCATCCGAGTGCGGAAGGACCGCGCCTGCTGCGGCCGTCACGCAATGGAGAATCTCAGTAGCCCGAAGAAGGTCAGCCTCGTCCGGTCCAAGAGGCGCCCCTAGTTGCCCCCAAAGCTCACTTTCTTGGAGAGATCCACAATCCAGAAAGGCACAAGGGCTGACGTATGGGGAGAGGCCTTCTTTAGGGCACTTTCAACCTTTGTCCCTGCCAGGGCTAACTCAGGAACCATCAGAGACCCGCTCCACGCCGAGCGCCACGCCCCTTTATTCCCTGGGTAGTGTGTCCGGGACCCCGTCGCCGCTCTGGCCAGGGAAGAATACAGGAGAACCAGGCCTCTGAGGTCCCGCCGGCACTCGCGAGACCACAGCCCTCCTCTCTCTGCCCAGTGCCATCGGCTTTGGGACTGTGGTCCCGCGCCTCTGCCCCAGCGCTACTGAGGCTAACGCGAATCGCTAGGACCTGCAGGCAGGACAGTCGAGGACTGAGGGGTGGGTAGCCCTGTTCTCTCCGCCCCTTTAAGCAGGCGGTGGTGGGACAGAGGCCTGGGAGTCGGGACGCTTGGGACGCTCCACAGGCACAACTCTGTGATCCCAAGTAGCGGTCCTGGCGCGGAGGACGCCACCTCTACCTCTCCCGGGCCACCCAGGCCCACACCTGAGATTCTGGGGTTTCCCTGGGAGAAGCACTTTCTCCGCCGCACTCGGGCGTTG is from Sciurus carolinensis chromosome 13, mSciCar1.2, whole genome shotgun sequence and encodes:
- the Six2 gene encoding homeobox protein SIX2 isoform X2 codes for the protein MSMLPTFGFTQEQVACVCEVLQQGGNIERLGRFLWSLPACEHLHKNESVLKAKAVVAFHRGNFRELYKILESHQFSPHNHAKLQQLWLKAHYIEAEKLRGRPLGAVGKYRVRRKFPLPRSIWDGEETSYCFKEKSRSVLREWYAHNPYPSPREKRELAEATGLTTTQVSNWFKNRRQRDRAAEAKERENSENSNSNSHNPLASSLNGSGKSVLGSSEDEKTPSGTPDHSSSSPALLLSPPPPPGLPSLHSLGHPPGPSAVPVPVPGGGGADPLQHHHGLQDSILNPMSANLVDLGS
- the Six2 gene encoding homeobox protein SIX2 isoform X1, which encodes MSMLPTFGFTQEQVACVCEVLQQGGNIERLGRFLWSLPACEHLHKNESVLKAKAVVAFHRGNFRELYKILESHQFSPHNHAKLQQLWLKAHYIEAEKLRGRPLGAVGKYRVRRKFPLPRSIWDGEETSYCFKEKSRSVLREWYAHNPYPSPREKRELAEATGLTTTQVSNWFKNRRQRDRAAEAKERYEENSENSNSNSHNPLASSLNGSGKSVLGSSEDEKTPSGTPDHSSSSPALLLSPPPPPGLPSLHSLGHPPGPSAVPVPVPGGGGADPLQHHHGLQDSILNPMSANLVDLGS